In Saprospiraceae bacterium, the sequence GCTATCTCTTTGGAATACACAAAACGTATAGCGTGGTTGCACAAGATCTTGTGGTATCTTCGAAATAAAAGTTCACATCCTTTCGCAGGATTGTTGACCATAAGGGTATGGATAAATTGTTCTGAAACTGTTCTGCCAGTTCTGATATCCTCATCAACTGAAGTAGTTGGCAGGTCAAAGTCAGACCTTATTATATGTTCTGGTAGGTTTTTCATTTCCAAAATCATCAGAAAACAGACTTTTATGATTTGTAAAACTTAGTCTGGGATCTAATTCAAAGTATTTAGCAAGTTTAAATATAACATTAATGCTGGAAAATTATCCTTAACTAATCGAAAATTTAACCTCCGGCTTGAACCTTAAATTGGAACAGACATCAAGATTTGGCAGGAAATATCTCTTTTTAACGACCTTAATTCTAGGCACCGGGCTTTCCAGATAGCAGCGTAAATGGGCCCCGAAAGAGGGGAATAATCTTAGGGGGCGATCCGAAATAAATCAAATTATAACCCAAATTCAATGTAAGGTGTCACTTTTCCTTTACCAAGAATAATTTTTTAAAAAAGCTGAAGATTTTACTCCAAATGCCTTTCAATAAAAAGTCAGGTATGGAAAAGGTCGGCTTTAGTAATCCCCAATGCTCTTTCAGATCCTTTGGGATCCTAAAATTTGCTCCCTTACTTTCTCTGAAATAATCGGATAGCAGACCTACCATGATGCCTCCTATACTGCGCATCGCTTTGGCTTGAACGGTCAGGAAATCAGGGGTCAGTCCGGGTTTGTTCATTTCATTTATTAAATCTTCCTGCAATTCCAGATTTGACTCCAAAATGTTTTTCTTTCCATTCGGTAATGGTTCAGCCTTTAGAGGTTGTCTACCTATATGGTTTTTTACCCGTTGATAATGTTCGTAAAACTCTATTTTGAATTGTTCGTGCAATTGCATCTCATGATCGGGATCTGTCGCCAAGCCGGGTCGTTGAAAGATGTCAATGTATTTCTCTCCATAAGTAGGGCTCAAAATTTTATAGAATATGTCAGGATGAGCATCGTCAAAAATCATTCGGCGCATTAATAGCAGAATAAATTTTTCACTCAACATAAATGTATCCAGTGTGGTGACCAGCGCTTTAGACAAGGCAATGCCGGCGAGTATATCATCAGTAAACAAGTGATTGTACACTGTATGTTGCAGATCCCAGGCTTCCTGATAGGTCTCACAGAGTAAGTCTTTTTGAACCCCCATGATGCTGCCTATTTTTTTCCACGTATAGTACCATGCTTGTTTTTGGGGTTCTGATAGGGGCTGATCCATGATTTCCATTCCTTTCAAAAACTCGAGAGAAAACACCTGGTTAGTAGCTATCAGATCTTCCTGGCTGATAGGCATGCCCCAAGCTTCTTTGTTCCAAGGCTCTCCTTCCGGATTGTTGAGTAGATTGTACCGCATTGCTGCATGCATTAGCCTGATCTTCAATGCTGTGAGAATGCCTCTCTTTTCAGGCATCCACCAATCACGATCCATCACATCGAAGATAAACTGTGCCGTCTCAAATATTCTCCTGTCGGGGTGCAATTCCAGGAGCTTAGTGAGCCGGAGTACATTGGCTGGTTTTTCAGCGGCATACGTGTAGGGTAGGGACCGGAAAACAATGAAAAAATAAATAACGAAGCATTTTCTTTCCATATTTCGCGCGCTAGCTCAAACTGGGCAATATCCTCTGCAGTAAATGTCTGTTTCAATTCATTTTTGTAGAAAACTGTGCAGTGCAGGTGGCATATCGGCCTTTGCGTGATCATCATTTTCTGCCATATTTTGCAGTTGGGTGCGCAATTGATCAAAGGATTTACTGCGATACACTTCTTCAATAGCTTGGTCGGCAGTTGGGTCCATGATGTGCCTCAGTTCGTTGAGGTTAATATGATTCCAAACTGGATCGGAAGCATTGGTCATCATAATCAGAAATTTGGTTACCTGTAATTTACAATAATATCTTTTAATTTCGTCATGATGGACTTAAACAAATTGAAACTATAGGTCAAATTAAAAAAAGTAACCAATCGTAGCCCGTTAATAATCAAATAAAGGTTGAATGTCCCTATAGCGATTGGGCGCACTGACGAAGACATCACTAAAAGCCAAATCCCTACTATGCTTCCCGAAAATAGCTCCTGATACTCATGTTGTAAATCCGGGTTTTGAAACAGGTTTTCAAAATATTTTTTAGATTTCATTTTTCAGCTTAGCCTCAATGACCAGGCCTGACGATGATCCAAACATTTTATCCTCCAATCTCTGCGATAAGTGTACAATTGGTGGCATGTTCATGTAGCGGATGTTGTTATAAGATACCTTTAAAATGGCTGGTCTCACCAATATTTAATCGCTGAATAGCAGGACTGTTCAGTATACAAATAAAGGGAGACATAAGAACAAATAAAAAATGGTCATGAAGCGAAAACCCCATAACCATCTGATAATCAAGTGGGAGTTGACGGGTTCGAACCGCCGACCCTCTGCTTGTAAGGCAGAAAAATTAACTAAATTATGATCAGTATTTTTGAGTATCTCTTTGATTGTCAGATCGAATGTACTGAAAATGAGGTAATTGAATTTTGTGATATTTTGCGGTTTTAAGTGGATTTGCTTGCAAATTTGCTTGCAAATGGATATTTTAGTACCTCAAAGCATAAAAGATAATGAGTCAAGAATCATCTTCAGATTCCATTGTATCCGTTTCACTCAAACTGGATACCAGGAAGGCCAAGCAAGACAGTACATTTCCGGTAAAGCTCTGCATCTACTACAAACCAACCAGGAGAGCTAAGTATTACAGTACTTCATTTTCATTTTCCCCGGGAGAGTTCAAAAGCATTTGGGAGACTACCAAGCCCCGGGCTATCTACAAATCGACGATTGAGAAAATGCAAGCCCTGGTCAAAAAAGCTGAAAAGGATTTGGAAGATCTTGAGCCTTTTACGTTTGAAGCCTATGAAGTTAAGCTTTCCAGAAAGTCTAGTGATGGACAAAATGTATTCTGGCAGTATGATGAACGCATCAGGAATTTTAGAAACCGGAACGCAATAGGCACCGCTATTTGGTATCAGAATAGCCGCGATTCTATCAAAAAGTACCTGGTACATCTCAAAGATAGATCCGTTGATAAATTAGCCTTTGACAAAGTCAATACTAAATGGCTACTCCAATATGAAATATACATGCTTGAAAAAGGTATGTCCAGGACTACAATATCCATGTATTTGAGAGCCTTACGAGCGATATTTATCCAGGCTGCCAATTCAGGAGATATTGACCGATCACTTCACCCATTCGGTAAAGGCAAATATGAATTTAAAGGCAGTAGGAAGGTGAAAAAGGCCTTAAGCATTGATGAACTCAAGGTATTACTAAGGGCTGAACCAAAGACCCCTCAACAACATAAGGCCAAGGATTTTTGGTTTTTTTCTTACTTGTGCAATGGGATGAATATCAAGGATATACTTTACTTGAGATATGGACAAATTGGAAAAGAAAGCTTCACTTTTGAGAGAATCAAGACCAGAAACACCGATAGCCAACCGGAACAGATTGAAGTATTTCTAAATGAGTTTACGCGCATGGTTTTGGCTGAGTATGGGACCATTCCAGGCACGAATCCTAAACAACTAGTATTTCCTTTCATCAATGAATTGGAGTCAGCCACAAAGCAGCATATCAAGACTAAGGCATTCACCCGGTTTATTAATCAGCACATCAAGAAGCTGGCATTGGACAACGGCCTGACCAGGGATATTAGCACTTACTATGCAAGGCATAGCTTCGCCACTGGCTTGATCAGGGAAGGGAAGTCAATCGCTTTTGTCCAGGAAGCATTAGGGCACTCAAGCCCAAAGACTACTCAGAGCTACATGGCCGGATTCCTTAATGAAGAAAGAAAGGAAACAGCTGAATCATTGTATTCAAATTTATTTTCATAAGAGCTTTAAGGGGCTTGCATGGTGCTATGAAGGGGCTTGCATGGGCCTTAGACTAAAAATCGATTGGATTCATCCTTTCGTGACTGCAAACTTATTTTCATTTTCTGTCTTATTGGGTGATATCGGCATAGGTCCAAACATATCATAAAAAAATATGATATCAATCCAGTCTATCAAGAGATATTCGCCACAATCAATATATCATAAATGATGAAAAATAAAACAATTATGACCAAAGAGATAATGAATCTCAATGAGTTGTCCGAGTATACTGGCATCTCAAAATCACATCTTTACTATTTGCTTGCGAATGGAAAGTTAAAGGGAAATAAACCATTTGGAAAACTTCTATTCTTTGATAAGAAGCAAATAGATGAATTATTCTCAAGGTATAATAACTAAAATGGCTCAAAAAAACTACGCACTTATGAAACCAGATATGAATATCAACCCTTTCGAGATAATTTCAAACCAGATAGCTGATTTAGATTTAAAGTTGGAAAAATTGTATGAGAAGTTATCTATTCAGCCAGATAGTAGTAAGGCACCACTTCGGTTAAAAGCTGCAAAGATAAGCAATATAAGGATCAGTACAAGGCCACTTTTGAGAGCTTTTATGAACAGCCATCATCCATGAAGGAGGTCTCTGTCAAACGTGGATTCGATAGAGCCAATATTTGCTGGTATTGTCGGGATATGAGATTAAACAATACCATTTCTGTGTACAAGAAAGGGATATGTAGTATCACAAAACGATTGGTCAATAAGTATACTACGAATCCTAATCTCAGGCCAAAGCCTACTCCAACCCTTTTTGATTATGATTGATGGCATCAAAGCCACAACCAAAATTCATGATATTTATGAATGGAAAAAGTCGACCGGCATAGATCTTATGACCTCTATCAATGTCGACAGTGGCGAACAAGTTAGGTCAAGGTCACGACAGTATGATGATGGCTCTGAAAGCTATAAATATTGGGCCAACTATCAAAGTTATAACCTGGAGGTCATAGAATCAATCAAGGCCGGTAAATCGATTTGGAGGCTTAACCTGAGAGGAAGCATTCATAAAGCAGCAATGAATGGCAACAACGCACAAAGATTGACCTGGAGCCTGCTACAATCCGAGCTGACTAAAATTGAAATTGATTTGAAAATACCACTAAATGACTGGAAGGTTAAAAACATTGAGTACGGAGTAAATTTAGTCCGGGATCAGCCAGTATTGCCCTTTTTGAGCCAATCATTGCTGATGCATAGGCGGCAGCCATTTGGAAGCCTTAATTCGGAGAAAGGAGAGGCAATAGGATTTCAGTCAACGGGCTATCAGCATCAACTAAAAGCTTATGACAAGGCTTTGCAGTTAAAACTGCCTAATCCTTTGATGAGAATCGAAGATCGTGTAAATCGAATGCAATACCTCAAAGGGCAGCCCATTAGCCTCCATTTCATTGGAATGTATTGTATTCAGTTTAAAATCTATTCATCCTGCCTGGAGATGATCCAAAAGGATGGGATCATGATCTTGCAGAGTACCCGGGATGGAAAAGTAAGTAAAAAGCACCCGGCCATCAGCATCATGCAGGGGGCAATAAAAAACATACTTGCAATTTCAGACAAGTATGGCCTTACCCCTCTTGCACTTGGAAAGATAAAAATTCAGGATCCAGCTGGTATTGTGAAGAAAAGAGGTAGTGGGAAATGGGATTTTTAACTTTTAACTGACAATATTTTTTATTTCTGATTTATCTTCTGATCTATAAGCACTTGCCTGTGCTATTCGTGCAAGTATTCCCATAAAACAGGCCACACCTGCCATAGCTGCTTGTTGCGGTGCACTCATCACAAAGCTGCCTGCAATAAACAAACAACCCAGCCCAATTAATAAAATGGATAAGATCTTCATAATTAATTTATTTAATAATAAGGATGAAATAACTCGCTTTGCTTGCAAATTTGCTTGCAAATAAAAAAAGGTTACAAAGAATAATCCTTATAACCCTTTGATAATCAAGTGGGAGTTGACGGGTTCGAACCGCCGACCCTCTGCTTGTAAGGCAGATGCTCTGAACCAGCTGAGCTAAACTCCCTATTTTTTTATTTTCGAGGCAAAACGCTTATGCTTTGACCATTATATTTTTGAAATCCGCTCTGTGATGCTCACTGCCTGCCGCCAGGTAGGTGAACCAGCTGAGCTAAACTCCCTTTTAAAGAGGGGCAAATATAGAGAATTATTTGATCACACTATATGGACTTGTAAAAATTGCTGATTATTTTATTACAACTTCGTCGATCAAGATTACAGCTGGTGATCCACTCAGTTTATGGTCGGTAGGGCAAACAGCCCGGCCGACAGTCTTTACCTTGATAGATCTAACGGATTGCCGGCCAAAATTATAATTAGCGGCATAAACCTGGCTAGCTGCTGAGGTGCCCGGAATGGATATTTTTTTGACCTCCTTAAAGTTCTGACCATCCACAGAGATGAGCAGTGATGCTTGGGTGGGCAACCAAGCCCTCGCAGCTTTATTTTGTAGAAAACGTACTTCCACACTGGACATGAGGGTGTCTTTGCCTTTGTCCCAGGTGACTTCTCCTTCGCCCCCGGACAAAGAAACCCAATTGGACCTGGGGTCTTCGGGCAGACCGATCACTCCATCATTCAGCATAGCAGCATCGCCGTCGCCAAACTCCGGATCGGGGGAGGCATTAAAACTAAAAGTGCCTTGTTTAAAGCCAAGGTGGGTCTGTACTTTTTGACTTATGTATTGCAATATCTGGTCGCGAAAATCAGCTGGAGTAGTGCCATCCCGATCGATCACCCGGATGCCCATTCGATCGCAATCAGTGACAAATTGATTGACCAGGTCTTTCATGCCCTGAATAGGTCCCCACTCAGGTCTTCGGTTAGATAACTCTGTTTCGCTCTTTGCCACTACATTGGGCTGGTCCGCTTTTATAAGTTGGGATAATGCACCTATATTCATAAAATAACCAAAAGTCCTGGTGCCCATACTTTTAGCTACCTGCAGCTGAGCATAGATTAGCGACAGACGATCCCGATCTACTTTCTCTTTGAGATCAGAGTTATTCTGAGCAGCATTGATCACAGAATTAAAATAAGAATAGAGCTGATTGATATTGGTCGGGGCAAGCCAGGATCTGTAGGCTTCTGCTGGACTCGCATCCATAGGCAAGGGCGATTTACTTCCCTGGTAAGCTTTCTCCAGAGCCTGTACATACCCCAGCATCGATTTAGCACCTTGAGCATAGGTATTGTCACAATACTGCCAAATCAGGGAGTCAAGATTTTGATGAGCATTATAGGCCAGATTGGAGGCAACATAAAATTTGAGATCGGTGAGTGCAGTACCTCTCTGTGAACTTCCGGTAATAATCACCCCTTTAACTCCCTGGCTTTCAAGATATTGGAATGATTGCTGCATAGCAGTCAGATTAGGGAATGGCATCATAAAGTTCTGCTCATTGGTGACATGTATCATCGCCACGATATTGGATGTGAGTTTTTTCCATCCGGCTAGATCCGTCCTAAACTGCTCATTTTTAGGTCCTTCGCCTAAAGAGGAGCCATGGTCAGTATCCTTGGTATCCAGGACTACCATCACATTGCCGGCTGGAGTAATATTGGTAGGAGCCTGGCGATAAGGACCATTTACCCACATGGCATGGATTCTTTCGTGGTGTTTGTCAGCCACCTCATTGACCAGTTTTAACAGGGCTCCCCCCGCACTGCCGGTCTCTTTGATCGCATCCTGAGTCAACTTGTCTTCACTCACGATATTATTATTATATGGGCTTATAGACCAATAGTCAGCCCTACCCTTGGTCATAGTCCATACTTCAAGATTTTTGTCCAAAGCTTGTTTTAGCTCCGGGGACAAGAAGTTGATTTGATCGGGCACTTTAGACGATCCGATTTGAGCATAATACTCAGGGTGAGTTTTGAAGTATGATTCAGAGGGGAAAATTCTTTCCATAGAATATTCCCATGTGCCCCAGTCCTTTAGGTTATCGATTTTGATCCGGTTCCAGGCGCGATAATCTGCGTTGTTAGCAAATGTGCTTATGACTTGCCGATAACTGAAGGTTGGTTTGAATACGAGGTCCTGGTCAGCAGGGATCACCAACGGATTTTTTTGGCTATACTGGGTCATGGTCTCTACTACTTTGACGGACCCCATTCTGGTTAGTTGATCATATATGGCCTGGGTAAGGGCGGTGGGGTTATTTGCTGTGATAATCCACTTGTCGCCCCGGGCTCCTGCAAAATAGCCATCACCACCCAGTTCATTGTAGGGTATACTGTTGTCATATTTAGTCGTGCGATTGCTTTTACCTATCAGGATTTCATTAGGTTGAGGACCTACAATATCTGCGAATGCCTGCAGCTCGGCTCCTGTGATAATGTTTAAATGATTTTTAAAATCTGTTACCGCTTTTACCAGGCTATCGGAGGCTTTCTCACCATATATGATTCTATAGGTGGAGGTCTTATTTTGCGAAATGATCAGATCATGAGAGGGTTGTTTACACGAAATCAGGTATCCGAGTGCAAAAAGTACAAACAAGATTTTTTTCATGGAAAAATAATTACTATAAAAATTAAATAGAAAGCGCAAAATTAACAATTATAGAAAGGAATGTGATGTCTCAACATCCTTTAACTATTTCTTTGGTTTCTTGCGCAAGAAGAAAAGAATGATGACCAAGGCCCCTATGATGCCAAATACCCAGGTATAGGACGACCAATCGATTTTTTGTGAATTAGAAGAATTGATGGCGCTCGGAATAAAAGGCGCCACCGATATATTTTCGAGCTTGAGGGAATTAAAAAACAAATCTTTGTTTTCATGAGATTTCGAAGCATTACTTTGATATGTCCAATAATCAATGATGTAGAGATCGCTGCCCAGAAGTATCAACCTTTTGAATCTTACATCAGGGAAATCCGGGTCGGGCTTGCAAGTCGAATAAAAATCAGCAAAGGGTACATCACTGATGGACCCACTGGATTGATTGACTAACCTGCACTGGTGCGAAGGGTCCTGCATAGATTCGAAAATCGTTTTATAAAACTTTGGCCGGTCCAGGTTGGCTAGTTTGTCTACCGATACAGCATTCATTTTTAAAATACAAGCGTAATAACCATTTACATCTGAATAGTCATAGACCCTCTGGCCCAAAGTATCCAATAAAGAAGGTGGCGAAGGAAATGTCAGCTTAACACCTGGATTAATTTCAATAACTTGCTGTGCTACAATAAAATGCGAGCTGAAGAGGGTGCTTAAAAGCAAAGCTATATAAATTCGCATGCTTATATAATTTAATAATAATAGCGCTTAAAGGCCTCCATAGCTTCATATTCTGCCAGGCCAAGTTGATTGTAAGAAGCTGCGGTACCACGGTTTCGGTCTTCTGCCCGTTGCCAGAATTCACGGGCATCTGATCCTGGAAACAAAGGCCTGTCTTTTTGAGATTGGTGCTTAAATATGGCCTTTCTTTTTCTCATTAATTCGTCCGGCGAAATAGGTACTGCCATGTCAATATTTTCTAACTCCCATTCTTGCCATGCACCCCTGTATAACCACAACCAACAATCGTCAATCCAACTTACACGGTCTCTTTTGAGCTCTTCCAGAGATTGGATGACAGCTTGCAAGCATACTCTGTGTGTCCCATGCGGATCGCTTAAGTCGCCGGCTGCATATACCTGGTGAGGTTTGATTTTCTCCAGGATGTCCTTGGTGATACGAATATCTTCAGGGCCAATAGGTTTTTTCTTAACGAGGCCGGTCTCATAAAAGGGCAAATCAAGGAAGTGGGCGCGATCATCTGTCAATCCCACATTCCTACAACCTGCTTTGGCTTCCGCCCTTCGGATAAGCCCTTTAAGCATTTGTACTTGTTTGGTATCGATTTCTCCAGGTTTTTTGTCTTCCAGTTGTTTTTTAATCATATGGTATAGCTCTTCCGCGGCCTGTACATCCATATTGAAGGTAGCATGAAAATCTCTGATAAAGTCTGCAAATCGGATTACATCCTCATCAAATACGGCGATATTACCACTGGTTTGATAAGCTACATGGACTTCATGACCTTGATCGACTAACCGGATAAAGGTCCCACCCATAGAGATCACATCGTCATCAGGGTGTGGGGAAAATATAATCACTCTTTTATGACCCGGAATGGCACGTTCTGGCCGATTGGTATCGTCTGCATTGGGCTTGCCCCCAGGCCAGCCCGTGATGGTGTATTGAAGTTTATTGAATATGTCTATGTTGATAATATAAGCACTGCCAAATTCTGTTACGATATCACCCATTCCGTTTTCAGCATAGTCCCTGTTGGTCAGTTTGAGTATAGGTTTGCCGAGCTTGGTCGATAACCAGATGACAGCTTTTTTGATCAGTGGCTGATCCCATTGACAGGCATCGACTAACCATGGTGTTTTGATTCGAGTCAGTCCACTTGAAGCAGGTTCGTCCAGTACAAATAAAGCATTCGGATGTTGTTGGAGGTAAGTCGCCGGTATCCCATCATTTACTTTTTCTTCGATCGCCTTTTGCACGATTCTTGCTTTGCCTTCTCCCCAAGCCATCAGGATGATTCGATTGGCACTCATGATCGTCCTGACACCCATCGTAATGGCATTTTTAGGCACATTCTCCTCACCAAAAAACTCACTGGCTGCATCTACTACCGTCATAAAGTCCAGAGAGATAAGTCTGGTGATCGAATTGAGGCCTGATCCGGGTTCATTAAAGCCGATATGTCCGGTGCGACCTATCCCAAGGATCTGAAGGTCCAAGCCTCCGACGGAAGCTATTTTTTGCTCATAAGCATGACAGAAATCCGGGACATCTGCTTTGGCCAAAGTACCATCGGGCATATTGATATTCTCTGCTGGTATATCAATATGATCAAACAGATTTTCTTTCATGAACCGTACATAGCTCTGCAGGGCTGTCGGGTCTATTGGAAAATATTCGTCCAGGTTGAAAGTAACTACATTTTTAAAGCTCAGCCCTTCCTCCTTATGCAGCCTGATCAATTCTTTATAAACATTGATAGGGGTAGATCCGGTGGCCAGACCCAACACACAAGGCTGCTGCTGGATGGCTTTGGTTTTGATGAGCTGGGCGATTTCGTGAGCTACCGCCAAAGATCCTTCTATGGCATCCCGGTATATGTGCGTATGGATATGTTCAAATTTTGTTTGTGCTGAAGGCATATAATTAAGATTTGCGCAAATTTATAAAATCTACCCCTCAATAACATACTGGACAGTGCAGTATCGTCTTTTTAGATAGGAAAGAACGACTAATATTTTCAATTTACCTGCAGTTTTCAATGTAAGTCTTGATTTCAACATCAGTAAAGGGCTTGGCTCCAAATTCTTTTAGTCGGATGATATAATTGAGCACATTGGCCAAATCAGCATTGGAGATCAAGTTGAATGCCGGCATATACTGACCAGTGAGGCTGTCATTCGTCCCTTGGTAAATCTTGCAAATAGTAGCAGACCGACGCTGGGTAAAGGCAGCTTCTTCCAGGGGTGGTACCAAGCTTAGCAAACCTTCTGCCTGGTCCATATGGCAGTTACCACACATCAACTTATAATTGCGATATCCGTCGGAATGACCACAACCCACGACGGTCCAAAGCATCAATGCAAAGAAAATATTAATCTTGTTTTTCACTGAGCAATAGATCTATATCCTTCATGAGTCGGTCTACTTCTGTTGGCTTAGTCCCATCACAAAACGACCTGATATGCCGCTTCTTGTCGACCAAAACAAAGTGGCCAGAATGTATATACCCTCCAGCGGCAGACGGATCCACCTGGGCTGCAGCGAAATATTGCAGGGCGAGCTGAGTGATATCATCTTTGGGTACGCACACAAAATGCCAGGAAGTGCTGTTGGCGACGCCAAGTTTATCAGCATATTTTTTTAATGCTGCTACGGTATCATACTTAGGATCAATCGAATGCGACAAAAATTTCACCTGGTTGTTGCCCTGGTACCGATCGTGTAGGCGCAACATTTGTTGTGCCAGTTTAGGACAGATAGTGGGGCATTTTGTAAAAAAAAAGTCCGCTACATATAAGGATTGATCAAAAGTCTGGTTAGTAATGGTATCTCCATGATGGTCTACCAAAGAAAAATCAGGGATGCTGTGATATACGGTATCGCCGTCAACGATTTCAATTTCACCAAGAATAGGCAAAGATCGGGAAGTTGGTTTGCAGGCTAAAAAAATACCCAGGGAGACTATTACAGAAAAGAATAAACGCATGATAGGAGCTTAGTTGGATTTTGGCAGAATACTTTTAGCAAGTTCGATATTATGCTGCATATGGCTGGAGATCTTATTCATTTGATCGATCTGTGATCGCAAATAACTAATGCTGCTGGTGTCATTGGTCACCGGATCCTGATAGTCTGCCATCCAATCCATCATCATTTCGTTAGAATAATCGAGTTCTGTCCGAATACTGTCAATAGTGGTGGCATTGTCAACTGCCGAACTTTCTTTGATGGCTTTAAGCTGAGCGATCATGGACATAGACTCTCCTTGTTTGGCCATCGTCTCATCGTGGAGTAACATGAGTTGATCATGGAGAGATTTTATGATTTTTTCTGTTTCTTTAGATTTGCATTGGAATAGGCTGATTGTGAGAAGACTAAAAATTATTATTGTTATGTATTTCATCTTACGATTATTTTTGCAAAGATATAAAGTGGCCGATCAATCGCGGGTATGAAAAACAAATCAATACTTTGGTTTAGACAGGATTTGAGGATACATGACAATGAAGCACTCTACGAGGCGATTAAATGGAACAGTGAAGTCATCCCGGTTTATGTATTCGATCCAAGAGTGTTTCAATCGATTTCCAGGTTTGGTCACAGGCGTATGTCCGGGATACGGGCCCGGTTTATTATTGAATCTGTCCATGAATTAAGAGCCAAATGGCGTGAGATGGGTAGTGATTTAATCGTGCGAGTAGGGCATCCTGAAGAGATTATTTTTCAATTGGCCAAACAGTTCAAGACTTCACTGGTGTTTTGTAATCGCGAACGGACTCGTGATGAAGTCTATGCACAGGATACTTTGGAAAAAAATTTATGGACGGTCGGCCAGGAAATGCGCTATGCCAGGGGTAAAATGCTCTATTACACCCAGGATCTACCTTTCCCTGTCACGCACACCCCTGACAATTTTTCAACATTTAGAAAAGAATTTGAGCGCATCATCCCAGTCAGGCCGGCTTTGGCCATACCAGATTTTGTAAGTCCCATGATGCATCCTTATGATCCTGGCGAAATTCCGGATTTAAAAGCATTCGACCTGGTACCCTGCACCGAAGATCAAGTA encodes:
- a CDS encoding DUF2236 domain-containing protein — protein: MERKCFVIYFFIVFRSLPYTYAAEKPANVLRLTKLLELHPDRRIFETAQFIFDVMDRDWWMPEKRGILTALKIRLMHAAMRYNLLNNPEGEPWNKEAWGMPISQEDLIATNQVFSLEFLKGMEIMDQPLSEPQKQAWYYTWKKIGSIMGVQKDLLCETYQEAWDLQHTVYNHLFTDDILAGIALSKALVTTLDTFMLSEKFILLLMRRMIFDDAHPDIFYKILSPTYGEKYIDIFQRPGLATDPDHEMQLHEQFKIEFYEHYQRVKNHIGRQPLKAEPLPNGKKNILESNLELQEDLINEMNKPGLTPDFLTVQAKAMRSIGGIMVGLLSDYFRESKGANFRIPKDLKEHWGLLKPTFSIPDFLLKGIWSKIFSFFKKLFLVKEK
- a CDS encoding site-specific integrase; protein product: MSQESSSDSIVSVSLKLDTRKAKQDSTFPVKLCIYYKPTRRAKYYSTSFSFSPGEFKSIWETTKPRAIYKSTIEKMQALVKKAEKDLEDLEPFTFEAYEVKLSRKSSDGQNVFWQYDERIRNFRNRNAIGTAIWYQNSRDSIKKYLVHLKDRSVDKLAFDKVNTKWLLQYEIYMLEKGMSRTTISMYLRALRAIFIQAANSGDIDRSLHPFGKGKYEFKGSRKVKKALSIDELKVLLRAEPKTPQQHKAKDFWFFSYLCNGMNIKDILYLRYGQIGKESFTFERIKTRNTDSQPEQIEVFLNEFTRMVLAEYGTIPGTNPKQLVFPFINELESATKQHIKTKAFTRFINQHIKKLALDNGLTRDISTYYARHSFATGLIREGKSIAFVQEALGHSSPKTTQSYMAGFLNEERKETAESLYSNLFS
- a CDS encoding helix-turn-helix domain-containing protein, with product MMKNKTIMTKEIMNLNELSEYTGISKSHLYYLLANGKLKGNKPFGKLLFFDKKQIDELFSRYNN
- a CDS encoding P27 family phage terminase small subunit, whose protein sequence is MIDGIKATTKIHDIYEWKKSTGIDLMTSINVDSGEQVRSRSRQYDDGSESYKYWANYQSYNLEVIESIKAGKSIWRLNLRGSIHKAAMNGNNAQRLTWSLLQSELTKIEIDLKIPLNDWKVKNIEYGVNLVRDQPVLPFLSQSLLMHRRQPFGSLNSEKGEAIGFQSTGYQHQLKAYDKALQLKLPNPLMRIEDRVNRMQYLKGQPISLHFIGMYCIQFKIYSSCLEMIQKDGIMILQSTRDGKVSKKHPAISIMQGAIKNILAISDKYGLTPLALGKIKIQDPAGIVKKRGSGKWDF
- a CDS encoding DUF4838 domain-containing protein, coding for MKKILFVLFALGYLISCKQPSHDLIISQNKTSTYRIIYGEKASDSLVKAVTDFKNHLNIITGAELQAFADIVGPQPNEILIGKSNRTTKYDNSIPYNELGGDGYFAGARGDKWIITANNPTALTQAIYDQLTRMGSVKVVETMTQYSQKNPLVIPADQDLVFKPTFSYRQVISTFANNADYRAWNRIKIDNLKDWGTWEYSMERIFPSESYFKTHPEYYAQIGSSKVPDQINFLSPELKQALDKNLEVWTMTKGRADYWSISPYNNNIVSEDKLTQDAIKETGSAGGALLKLVNEVADKHHERIHAMWVNGPYRQAPTNITPAGNVMVVLDTKDTDHGSSLGEGPKNEQFRTDLAGWKKLTSNIVAMIHVTNEQNFMMPFPNLTAMQQSFQYLESQGVKGVIITGSSQRGTALTDLKFYVASNLAYNAHQNLDSLIWQYCDNTYAQGAKSMLGYVQALEKAYQGSKSPLPMDASPAEAYRSWLAPTNINQLYSYFNSVINAAQNNSDLKEKVDRDRLSLIYAQLQVAKSMGTRTFGYFMNIGALSQLIKADQPNVVAKSETELSNRRPEWGPIQGMKDLVNQFVTDCDRMGIRVIDRDGTTPADFRDQILQYISQKVQTHLGFKQGTFSFNASPDPEFGDGDAAMLNDGVIGLPEDPRSNWVSLSGGEGEVTWDKGKDTLMSSVEVRFLQNKAARAWLPTQASLLISVDGQNFKEVKKISIPGTSAASQVYAANYNFGRQSVRSIKVKTVGRAVCPTDHKLSGSPAVILIDEVVIK